In Arthrobacter sp. B3I4, the following proteins share a genomic window:
- a CDS encoding ABC transporter substrate-binding protein: MRQRRRTWQTLLTTTATLTVAATALTGCGGSGSAPEAKSTPKASAASFEGKGPINYVSNRDASGAANKSIEEWNAAHPDEKVTFIELPDSADAQRQQLIQNAQIKSDTFSVLNLDVVWTSEFAANKWIMPLPADAVPTDKMIPATVDAAKYRDTLVGAPYYTDGALLYFRSDLLKAAGIAAPPKTWDEMKTACKAILALPEAAGMSCYAGQFDKNEALTVNFSEAVASAGGKIVDADGKPTVDTAEAKKGLNLLVDGFKDGMFPSDAITYLEEQGRRAFQDGKVVFLRNWPFVYASLTATDGSSKVNGKFDITSIPGTDGPGVSTLGGRSLAISPFTPNKATALEFVKFFTSQEQAQKRLALSSRAPVYGALFGDPAVVAKRPFFPTLLKSLNNAQPRPKVVQYGATTKAIQEEAYAAITGKKDTDTALKDMQTKLTELAK, from the coding sequence ATGAGGCAGCGCCGCCGCACCTGGCAGACTCTTCTCACCACCACCGCCACGCTCACCGTGGCCGCCACCGCCCTCACCGGCTGCGGCGGATCCGGATCCGCACCGGAAGCGAAGAGCACCCCGAAGGCGTCCGCAGCGTCCTTCGAGGGCAAGGGCCCCATCAACTACGTCTCCAACCGCGACGCCTCCGGCGCCGCGAACAAGAGCATCGAGGAATGGAACGCCGCCCACCCGGACGAGAAGGTCACCTTCATCGAACTGCCGGACTCCGCGGACGCCCAGCGCCAGCAGCTGATCCAGAACGCGCAGATCAAGTCGGACACCTTCAGCGTGCTGAACCTCGACGTCGTCTGGACCTCCGAGTTCGCCGCGAACAAGTGGATCATGCCGCTGCCCGCGGACGCCGTCCCCACGGACAAGATGATCCCGGCCACCGTCGATGCCGCGAAGTACCGCGACACCCTGGTCGGCGCCCCGTACTACACCGACGGCGCGCTGCTCTACTTCCGCTCCGACCTGCTCAAGGCCGCCGGCATCGCCGCCCCGCCGAAGACCTGGGACGAGATGAAGACCGCCTGCAAGGCCATTCTGGCCCTCCCTGAGGCCGCGGGCATGTCCTGCTACGCCGGCCAGTTCGACAAGAACGAGGCCCTCACGGTCAACTTCTCCGAGGCGGTCGCCTCCGCCGGCGGCAAGATCGTCGACGCCGACGGCAAGCCCACGGTGGACACCGCCGAGGCCAAGAAGGGCCTGAACCTGCTGGTGGACGGCTTCAAGGACGGGATGTTCCCCTCCGACGCCATCACCTACCTCGAGGAGCAGGGCCGCCGCGCGTTCCAGGACGGCAAGGTCGTCTTCCTGCGCAACTGGCCCTTCGTCTACGCCTCACTGACCGCCACCGACGGCTCCAGCAAGGTCAACGGCAAGTTCGACATCACCTCCATCCCCGGCACCGACGGCCCCGGCGTCTCGACCCTGGGCGGCCGCAGCCTGGCGATCTCCCCGTTCACCCCGAACAAGGCCACGGCACTGGAGTTCGTCAAGTTCTTCACCAGCCAGGAGCAGGCCCAGAAGCGCCTGGCCCTGTCCTCCCGCGCCCCGGTCTACGGCGCCCTCTTCGGGGATCCCGCCGTCGTCGCCAAGCGCCCGTTCTTCCCCACCCTGCTGAAGTCGCTGAACAACGCCCAGCCGCGCCCGAAGGTGGTCCAGTACGGCGCCACCACCAAGGCGATCCAGGAAGAGGCCTACGCCGCGATCACCGGCAAGAAGGACACGGACACCGCGCTGAAGGACATGCAGACCAAGCTCACCGAGCTGGCCAAGTAA
- a CDS encoding carbohydrate ABC transporter permease: MTTTTAPAGLQPAPDASKPRRRGKRTAGEGRMAAMLLSPTLLVLALVIAYPLLSAVHQSLFRAESGLDADGFVSDVDAFVGLANYADLFVGESGRRFLNAFANTTFFTLTTVFLETVLGLCLALAMNRAFRGRSFLRASILVPWAVPTAVSGLLWRWIFQSDGIANTLLGSEILWTAEGTASKFAVIIAEVWKTAPFIGLLVLAGMQVIPGEVYEAARIDGAGWWRQLGSITLPLVKPTLLVAVLFRMLDALRMFDLPFVLVGPGKESVETLSMLAWDESNQLRYGSASAFAVMLFLYVAVVAIVFVKVLGADVTGAKELKLITKKSRTKKTEATR, from the coding sequence ATGACGACGACGACCGCCCCCGCCGGCCTGCAGCCCGCGCCGGACGCCAGCAAGCCCCGGAGGCGCGGCAAACGCACCGCCGGCGAAGGCCGGATGGCCGCGATGCTGCTCTCCCCCACCCTGCTGGTGCTGGCCCTGGTGATTGCCTACCCGCTGCTCTCCGCGGTGCACCAGTCCCTGTTCCGCGCCGAGTCCGGCCTGGACGCGGACGGCTTCGTCTCCGACGTCGACGCTTTCGTGGGCCTCGCCAACTACGCCGACCTCTTCGTCGGCGAATCCGGCCGGCGCTTCCTCAACGCGTTCGCCAACACCACCTTCTTCACGCTCACCACCGTGTTCCTCGAAACCGTGCTGGGCCTCTGCCTGGCCCTGGCCATGAACCGCGCCTTCCGCGGCCGATCCTTTTTGCGCGCCAGCATCCTGGTCCCCTGGGCCGTCCCCACCGCCGTCTCCGGCCTGCTCTGGCGCTGGATCTTCCAGTCCGACGGCATCGCCAACACCCTGCTGGGCAGCGAAATCCTCTGGACCGCCGAGGGCACCGCCTCCAAGTTCGCCGTCATCATCGCCGAGGTCTGGAAGACCGCCCCGTTTATCGGGCTGCTGGTCCTGGCCGGCATGCAGGTCATCCCCGGTGAGGTCTACGAGGCGGCCCGGATCGACGGCGCCGGCTGGTGGCGCCAGCTCGGCTCCATCACCCTCCCGCTGGTCAAGCCCACCCTGCTGGTGGCCGTGCTGTTCCGCATGCTCGACGCGCTGCGGATGTTCGACCTGCCCTTCGTGCTGGTGGGCCCGGGCAAGGAGTCCGTGGAGACCCTGTCCATGCTGGCCTGGGACGAATCCAACCAGCTGCGCTACGGCTCCGCCTCCGCGTTCGCCGTGATGCTCTTCCTGTACGTCGCCGTCGTCGCGATCGTCTTTGTGAAGGTGCTCGGCGCCGACGTTACCGGCGCCAAGGAACTGAAGCTGATCACGAAGAAGTCCCGCACCAAGAAGACCGAGGCCACCCGATGA
- a CDS encoding carbohydrate ABC transporter permease, translating to MTLSDLRNAAADSGAPGSGSQNAGTAVVGGSSKPKRTWRSYSVYLGLALIFAYCLAPFYWMLVSSLRRTADIFDNTLLPAPFSLENYTKVFDGSTMFGQALLNSLIVAGTTTVFALLLGVFAAYAISRLNFRFKSLILGVIIATSMFPGISVVVPLLRLFTDIGWINTYQAMIVPSLSFAIPLAVWNLTTFMKALPYDLEEAAMIDGCTKWQAFRKVLLPLAAPGVFTTAILTFIHSWNEFIIALSMINDPKIQTATVAISKFTGATEFQAPFGEQMAAGVIVTVPLVIMVLIFQRRIVEGLTAGASK from the coding sequence ATGACTCTCTCCGACCTCCGCAACGCCGCCGCCGACTCCGGCGCACCCGGTTCCGGCTCACAAAATGCGGGCACTGCCGTCGTCGGCGGCTCCAGCAAACCCAAGCGCACCTGGCGCTCCTACAGCGTCTACCTTGGCCTGGCGCTGATTTTCGCGTACTGCCTGGCGCCGTTCTACTGGATGCTGGTCTCCAGCCTGCGCCGCACCGCGGACATCTTCGACAACACCCTGCTGCCGGCGCCGTTCTCGCTGGAGAACTACACGAAGGTCTTCGACGGTTCCACCATGTTCGGCCAGGCGCTGCTGAACTCGCTGATCGTCGCCGGCACCACCACGGTGTTCGCGCTGCTGCTGGGCGTGTTCGCCGCCTACGCCATCTCCCGGCTGAACTTCCGCTTCAAGTCGCTGATCCTAGGCGTCATCATCGCGACGTCGATGTTCCCCGGTATCTCCGTGGTGGTGCCGCTGCTGCGCCTCTTCACCGACATCGGCTGGATCAACACCTACCAGGCCATGATCGTACCCAGCCTGTCCTTCGCAATCCCGCTGGCGGTCTGGAACCTCACCACGTTCATGAAGGCGCTGCCGTATGACCTTGAGGAAGCCGCGATGATCGACGGCTGCACCAAGTGGCAGGCGTTCCGGAAGGTGCTGCTGCCGCTCGCCGCGCCGGGCGTGTTCACCACCGCGATCCTGACCTTCATCCACAGCTGGAACGAATTCATCATCGCGCTGTCCATGATCAACGACCCCAAGATCCAGACCGCCACCGTCGCGATCTCCAAGTTCACCGGCGCCACCGAATTCCAGGCGCCGTTCGGCGAGCAGATGGCCGCCGGCGTGATCGTCACTGTGCCGCTGGTGATCATGGTGCTGATCTTCCAGCGCCGGATCGTCGAAGGCCTCACCGCGGGCGCGAGCAAATGA
- a CDS encoding alpha-amylase family glycosyl hydrolase, with amino-acid sequence MSTAPLVEETALTPAADWWETAVIYEVYPRSFADGDGDGVGDLAGLTTRLPYIAALGVDGIWMTPFQPSPQVDQGYDVTDYCGVDPLFGTLEQFESLLEQAHALGLRILLDVVPNHCSSEHPLFQAALAAGPGAPEREMFHFVAGPGGDVPPNNWQSVFGGRAWSRADPSSETDTDWYLHLFSAGQPDWNWRNPAVGDYFDGVLRFWFDKGVDGLRIDVAHALFKAEGLPDSPSEGGVVDGLRSNPQVSDQEEVHDVYRRWRALAENYEPHRLLVGEVNLEPARAARYTRSDEMQQAFAFAFVKLGWDPEAWAAVGNDLEAARRLHGATPTWALENHDIVRSATRFGGGEIGAQRARAALVALLGLPGPAYIYQGQELGLPEVDVPVEARVDPMWARGGVCRDGARVPLPWTVDSSLNHGFSLDTPAAKPWLPLPANWGGRAVDLQEQDAGSALNLTKAALELRRKLWKNEVFATDDGGTWRVEPGNLLVCERNPYFLVAVAMGDEPVRLPAGTVLLSAAPLEQDGWLQPNNAAWVLRG; translated from the coding sequence ATGAGCACTGCGCCCTTGGTTGAGGAAACCGCGCTGACGCCGGCCGCCGACTGGTGGGAGACGGCCGTGATCTATGAGGTGTACCCGCGTTCCTTCGCCGACGGCGACGGCGACGGCGTGGGCGACCTCGCCGGACTCACCACACGGCTGCCGTACATCGCCGCCCTCGGCGTCGACGGGATCTGGATGACCCCGTTCCAGCCCTCCCCGCAGGTAGACCAGGGCTACGACGTCACCGACTACTGCGGCGTGGACCCGCTGTTCGGCACGCTGGAGCAGTTCGAGTCCCTGCTGGAGCAGGCGCACGCTTTGGGGCTGCGGATCCTGCTCGACGTCGTCCCCAACCACTGCTCCTCCGAGCACCCGCTGTTCCAGGCGGCCCTCGCGGCCGGGCCGGGCGCGCCGGAACGGGAGATGTTCCACTTCGTGGCCGGCCCCGGCGGCGACGTTCCGCCCAACAACTGGCAGAGCGTCTTCGGCGGCCGGGCCTGGAGCCGCGCCGACCCCTCGTCCGAGACAGACACCGACTGGTACCTGCACCTCTTCTCCGCCGGCCAGCCGGACTGGAACTGGCGCAACCCTGCCGTCGGTGACTACTTCGACGGCGTGCTGCGCTTCTGGTTCGACAAGGGCGTGGACGGGCTGCGGATCGACGTGGCCCACGCGCTGTTCAAGGCCGAGGGGCTCCCCGACTCGCCGTCCGAGGGCGGCGTGGTGGACGGGCTGCGGTCCAACCCGCAGGTCTCCGACCAGGAGGAAGTCCACGACGTGTACCGGCGCTGGCGCGCGCTGGCCGAGAACTACGAACCGCACCGCCTGCTGGTGGGCGAGGTCAACCTGGAACCGGCCCGCGCCGCCCGCTACACCCGCTCCGATGAGATGCAGCAGGCCTTCGCGTTCGCGTTCGTGAAGCTCGGCTGGGACCCGGAAGCCTGGGCCGCCGTCGGCAACGACCTCGAGGCCGCGCGCCGCCTGCACGGCGCCACCCCGACGTGGGCGCTGGAGAACCACGACATTGTCCGCTCCGCCACCCGGTTCGGCGGCGGTGAGATCGGTGCTCAGCGGGCGCGTGCGGCGCTGGTGGCGCTGCTGGGGCTGCCGGGCCCGGCGTACATCTACCAGGGGCAGGAGCTCGGGCTGCCCGAGGTCGACGTGCCAGTGGAGGCACGGGTGGACCCGATGTGGGCCCGCGGCGGCGTCTGCCGCGACGGCGCCCGCGTGCCGCTGCCGTGGACTGTTGATTCCTCGCTGAACCACGGCTTCTCGCTGGATACTCCCGCTGCCAAGCCGTGGCTTCCGCTGCCAGCAAACTGGGGCGGCCGCGCCGTCGACCTGCAGGAGCAGGACGCGGGGTCCGCGCTGAACCTGACAAAGGCGGCGCTGGAGCTGCGCCGGAAGCTATGGAAGAACGAGGTCTTCGCCACCGACGACGGCGGCACTTGGCGCGTCGAGCCCGGGAACCTGCTGGTCTGCGAGCGGAACCCGTACTTCCTGGTCGCCGTCGCGATGGGCGACGAACCCGTGCGACTGCCGGCCGGCACGGTGCTGCTCAGCGCGGCACCGCTCGAGCAGGACGGCTGGCTGCAGCCGAACAACGCCGCCTGGGTGCTGCGGGGCTAG
- a CDS encoding IS481 family transposase: MVHRNARLTPAGRSILVQRVLDGRPVAHVAKEMGVSRTCAHRWFRRYVEHGWAGMEDRSSRPLSCPHATAEAKIDEVLAARVKHREGPVELGERCKVPARTVSRIIARAGLPRLWELDPISGERIRAGRATDHRYERDTAGELLHIDVKKLGKIPQGGGWRVHGRSEAVKGRGLGYDYVHVAVDDHSRLAYVEVLPDEKGPTCARFLANAAAFMAAHGAPVQEVMTDNALAYIRSAAFAKVMADLGAKHRRTKPRSPWQNGKAERFNRTLQDGWAYKNAYDSSDHRTHALTGWLDFYNHRRNHAALGGRAHISRCN, from the coding sequence ATGGTCCACCGTAACGCCCGGCTGACTCCTGCCGGAAGAAGCATCCTTGTCCAGCGTGTTCTCGATGGCCGTCCCGTGGCCCATGTGGCGAAGGAAATGGGGGTCTCCCGTACCTGCGCGCACCGGTGGTTCCGGCGCTATGTGGAACACGGCTGGGCCGGGATGGAAGATCGTTCGTCCCGTCCGCTTTCGTGCCCGCATGCAACCGCCGAGGCGAAGATCGACGAGGTCCTCGCGGCGCGGGTGAAGCACCGCGAGGGCCCGGTCGAGCTCGGCGAACGCTGCAAGGTCCCGGCCCGCACGGTCTCGCGGATCATCGCCCGTGCCGGGCTGCCCCGATTGTGGGAACTGGACCCAATCAGCGGCGAACGCATCAGGGCCGGCCGCGCCACCGACCACCGCTATGAACGCGACACCGCCGGTGAACTGCTGCACATTGATGTGAAGAAACTCGGGAAGATCCCGCAGGGAGGCGGCTGGCGGGTCCACGGCCGGTCCGAAGCCGTGAAAGGCCGCGGACTGGGCTACGACTACGTCCACGTCGCGGTCGATGACCACTCCCGACTGGCCTATGTCGAGGTCTTGCCGGACGAGAAGGGCCCGACGTGCGCCCGGTTCCTGGCCAACGCTGCGGCGTTCATGGCCGCGCACGGGGCACCCGTGCAGGAAGTCATGACCGACAACGCCCTGGCCTACATCCGGTCCGCCGCCTTCGCCAAAGTGATGGCCGACCTGGGCGCCAAACACCGCCGAACGAAACCGCGCAGCCCCTGGCAGAACGGCAAAGCCGAACGGTTCAACCGCACCCTCCAGGACGGCTGGGCCTACAAGAACGCCTACGACTCCAGCGACCACCGCACACACGCCCTCACCGGCTGGCTAGACTTCTACAACCACCGCCGCAACCAC